The genomic segment CGGCTGCGATTTCGACTTCCTGCGCAGCCTGGACGAGGCGGGAAGCGTGCCGCAACGCAAATGAATGATTTCGTCGCGCCGTACCAGCGGTGCGGCGATAAACATCGGTAACAAGAACCCGGAGTCTGCAACGTGAATTCGATTGACCAGAACGACTACCTCTTCACCCCGAGCATCCCCAGCCTCGCCATTGCGGATAGCGACCAGCGCTTCCCGGTGCGGCGCGTGTATTGCGTCGGCCGTAACTACGCCGAACACGCGCGTGAAATGGGCCACGACCCAGACCGCGAACCACCCTTCTTTTTCACCAAACACCCGGACAGCCTGCTGCCGGACGGCAGCGTATTCCCCTACCCGACAGGCACCGAAAGCGTTCATCACGAGATCGAGATGGTCGTGGCCATCGGCCGCGGCGGTGCCGACATTCCGGTCGAGCAGGCGCTCGAACATGTCTACGGTTACGCCGTGGGGCTGGACATGACCCGCCGCGACCTGCAAGCCGAAGCGAAAAAGATGGGCCGCCCGTGGGCGGTCGCGAAAAGCTTCGATCATGCGGCACCCTGCTCGGCGCTGGTGCCGGCTGAGAAAATCGGTCATCCGACCGAGGGTCGCATCTGGCTCGAGATCAATGGCGAAACCCGCCAGGAAGGCGACTTGGCAGAGCTGATCTGGAGCGTGCCGGAAGTGGTCGCCTACCTGTCGCGGCTGTTCGTGCTCGAGCCCGGCGACCTGATCATGACCGGCACCCCGGCGGGCGTCGGACCGGTGCAACGCGGCGAACATCTGAGCGGCGGCGTACAAGGCATCGGTACGCTGGACATCACGGTAGGCTAAGCGTTGAGCCATACGTCATCACCGAACGGATGATCAGTCCCACCACGTAGCCGCAACGCTTCTGCAAGCGGCTGCCGGGTGGTAGGTTTCAATTCCTTCAGGTGATATCGAGAATCCGCGATGCATTCGCTTTGCACATGCCGGGGGCGGTGGTTAGCCGTCGCGGTAGCGTTGGCGTTCAGTTGCACGACCGTGGCCGATACCGAACACGACCCCATCGATGCAACCGTGGCAGACGCCGCCCAGACCCTGATGGCGCAGTACGCCATTCCGGGTCTGGCCATCGCGGTGACGGTGCAAGGCAAGCAGTACTTTTATAACTACGGTGTAGCCTCGAACGCGACGCAGCAGGCCGTGACTCGCGAAACCCTGTTCGAGATCGGCTCGGTCAGCAAGACGCTGACGGCCACCCTGGCTGCCTATGCCGAAGCCCAGGGCAAGCTTTCACTCACCGACAGTCCCACTCGCTATCTGCCCACCCTGCAAGGCAGCAAGCTCGACCAGATCACCCTGATCGACTTGGCCACCCATACGGCCGGTGATTTCCCGTTGCAACTGCCCGACGATATCCGCAACGACCGGCAACTGACGAATTACTTCAGAGCCTGGCAGCCACACTACGCACCGGGCACACGGCATACCTACGCCAATCCCGGCATGGGTCTGTTGGGCATGGCGGCGGCCAGCAGCCTGGGACTTTCGTATGTCGACGCCTTGCAGACCCAGCTGCTACCGAAGCTCGGGATGCGCAACACCTTCATCGACGTGCCTTCAAGCGAGATGGCGCGCTATGCCCAGGGCTACAACAAGGATGGCGATCCGGTCAGGCTGAACCCCGCGCTGCTCGCTAACGAAGCCTACGGCGCGAAAACCACCAGCCAGGATCTGCTGCACTTCATCGAAGCGCAGCTCGGCGCTGTCGAAACGGACAGCTTGGTCAGACAGGCGATAAAGACGACCCGAACCGGCTATTACCAGGTCGGCGCCATGACTCAGGCGTTGGTATGGGAGCAGTACGAGTACCCGGTAGCGTTGGACGATCTGTTGGTCGGCAATGGCAGCAAGATGGTGCTCGAAAGCCAGCCCGTGAAGCCAATCTCCCTGCCCCTGCAGCCGCAGACCGATGCCTGGGTCAACAAGACCGGCTCAACCAACGGATTCGGTGCCTACGTAGCCTTCATACCCGCCAGGCAGCTGGGCATCGTCATCCTGGCCAACCGGTACTACCCGAACGAGGAGCGGGTGAAGCTCGCTTACCGCATCCTGGGCCAGCTGGCTCAATAGCCAGTCATGGCCGGCCGCCCAGGGCCCCGCAGCTCAAGACTCGCCGCTTTGGTGGGCTGAAGCGGAGCGCCGCTCGACCCCACCCTGTGCAGCTTGCTTGCGTGGCTATCGTGCCGGCCGGCCCCTAGGTGCAGGTTTCCGCCCACTGGAGCCTGATCGGTCGCGGCTGCCTCGGTCTAGAAGATGGCCAAGGCGATCGGCTTTCGATCAGCGGTTCAGCGCAAGTAGCGGCACCTGCTCAACCGAGCCCGGCTACCGGTCCACCTCCGCGTCGGTCAAATCCTGGGCCGTCGAGGCGGCCGGCTCAACTCGGCCAAGTTCCGATTTCCCAGCATCAGGGTCGTCTGATCGAATTCCCAGAGCCATCAGCAGCGTCTCGGAGACCTCCCTGAAGGAATACCCATCGGCCCATATCTGCGTGTTGCTGTTCAGCCTGTTATCCATTTCGTTCCATATCCTCGGCGGGAGCGTCCGTCCTGCCGACGTCGATTGTTGTGAGCGTTTGCCAAGCGGCAACACACAACCAGAGCATCGAACGTGCCATCATGCTGGCAAACATTTTTATCTTTATATTCAACAACTTATAAATTTACTTGTTCACGAGCGTCATGCGACTTGCATGGAACACGTTGCACGCCCATGCGTTGTGCACGCAAGGTCACACCGGTCCGGTAGGCATCGCGCTTTGTTAAATCGCGCATCGTCCGCCTCCGACAATCGAGCCCGAAGCAGGTTGGCGTAGGCATAATCCACTCCCTTCTGGAGTGCCGGCCCATGCAGATCGACGAAGAACTCACCCTGAAAAAGCTGGAAGTGTTTCTGGCCTTCATGCACAGCGGAAATTTGAGCAAGGCAGCCGCCGACCTGAACACCAGCAACGTCAGCGTTCACCGTGCCATCCATTCATTGGAGAGTGCGCTGCGCTGCCCGCTATTCAGGCGTGAGGGACGCAACCTCATCCCGATGGAAAGCGCCTTCGTGCTGGAGGAGCGAGCCCAGCATTTGATCAAGGACGTCGTCGAAACTGTCCGGCAGACGCGTGAGGCGGCCGGCTTCTCGGCGGAACGGTTCAAGCTCGGCGCGTTGTACTCATTGACCGTGAAGACGGTTCCGCAGCTGATCATGGGGCTCAAGCTGCGCCGCAGCGAGCTGAATATCGACCTGATCCTCGGCTCCAATGTCGACTTGCTCTACAAGCTGAAAAACATGGAGCTGGACGCCGTCCTGATCTCCCTCGACGACAGCCTCATCAATATCGACTGCGAGCAGTTGCTGCTGTTCGCCGATGACATCTTTCTGGCCGTACCCACCGATTCTCCCTTTGCCGAGCAAGCGGAGGTCGATCTGGGCGAGCTGCGAGATGCCACCTTCATTACCCTTACCCAGGGCTTCGCCACCCATCGCGACAGTGCTCGGGTATTTGAGCAGGCGGGCTTCAAGCCGAACGTGGGCATGCAAGTCAACGACATTTTCACCCTGCTCAGCATGGTCAGCTCCGGCGTCGGCTACGCCCTGCTTCCCGGGCGCGTCGCGGCGGTGTACGAAAACCGCATCCGGCTGATTCCCTTGCAAAGCAAATACCGCTTGCAACAGCAGATCGGCGTGGTGTTCCTGAAGGCCAAGGAGCGCGACCCCAACCTGCTCGCGCTGGTTGCGGAATGCCGCATGTATCGGTCCAGATCGCCGGCTCTTCCGGAGCCTTCCAGCAATCATTAACTTAGTCGTAACGATGCTAGGGAGGTCTTAATTGATCCACCTCCCCGTGCACGCTAGCCTGCATTTCACCCAAGCAAGGAAGCTCGGATAACAAGAAGAAATTCCTGTGACGTAATAAAAATAACTATGAGCCGCGTCGCGCGGTTCTGAAGTGTCAATCTAGGAGAATTCCAATGAAAGCCCTACTCCGTACGTCGGTTGTAGCTGCAATGCTGGTCGCCAGCATGCCCAGTTTCGCCGAAACCGTACTGCGCGCGTCCCACCAGTTTCCCGGCAACCAGGGCGACCCCC from the Stutzerimonas stutzeri genome contains:
- a CDS encoding fumarylacetoacetate hydrolase family protein, which encodes MNSIDQNDYLFTPSIPSLAIADSDQRFPVRRVYCVGRNYAEHAREMGHDPDREPPFFFTKHPDSLLPDGSVFPYPTGTESVHHEIEMVVAIGRGGADIPVEQALEHVYGYAVGLDMTRRDLQAEAKKMGRPWAVAKSFDHAAPCSALVPAEKIGHPTEGRIWLEINGETRQEGDLAELIWSVPEVVAYLSRLFVLEPGDLIMTGTPAGVGPVQRGEHLSGGVQGIGTLDITVG
- the ampC gene encoding class C beta-lactamase gives rise to the protein MHSLCTCRGRWLAVAVALAFSCTTVADTEHDPIDATVADAAQTLMAQYAIPGLAIAVTVQGKQYFYNYGVASNATQQAVTRETLFEIGSVSKTLTATLAAYAEAQGKLSLTDSPTRYLPTLQGSKLDQITLIDLATHTAGDFPLQLPDDIRNDRQLTNYFRAWQPHYAPGTRHTYANPGMGLLGMAAASSLGLSYVDALQTQLLPKLGMRNTFIDVPSSEMARYAQGYNKDGDPVRLNPALLANEAYGAKTTSQDLLHFIEAQLGAVETDSLVRQAIKTTRTGYYQVGAMTQALVWEQYEYPVALDDLLVGNGSKMVLESQPVKPISLPLQPQTDAWVNKTGSTNGFGAYVAFIPARQLGIVILANRYYPNEERVKLAYRILGQLAQ
- a CDS encoding LysR family transcriptional regulator; the protein is MQIDEELTLKKLEVFLAFMHSGNLSKAAADLNTSNVSVHRAIHSLESALRCPLFRREGRNLIPMESAFVLEERAQHLIKDVVETVRQTREAAGFSAERFKLGALYSLTVKTVPQLIMGLKLRRSELNIDLILGSNVDLLYKLKNMELDAVLISLDDSLINIDCEQLLLFADDIFLAVPTDSPFAEQAEVDLGELRDATFITLTQGFATHRDSARVFEQAGFKPNVGMQVNDIFTLLSMVSSGVGYALLPGRVAAVYENRIRLIPLQSKYRLQQQIGVVFLKAKERDPNLLALVAECRMYRSRSPALPEPSSNH